In one window of Microbacterium dextranolyticum DNA:
- a CDS encoding lamin tail domain-containing protein, whose amino-acid sequence MSPHITASVRAPWAAALVVALTLGSLTATSAVAAEQPATWPLLVSEIAPDNAGTPDLTGGTTGDQDQFEFFEITNLSTAAIDLRAGGYALSYIYNATGSPTDDTAEKPLTVTETTPVIPAGASAVFWLQYKSGSTVDSTHFTDAEFRSHVGAAADVPLFHVTGQAGMANSGTRGIRIAQNGETVTWSSYTRDAADKGRSTHFGVPTDTSSRGALSLGDGAYTAGTVTDAQKKPAVVTPIDPTATPTPTPTPDPTGSATPTPTPTATAPAVGPGAAGNAGRYFPLAITEILGDNPGTDLYEYLEVTNTTDQPIDLDAQKIGIRYNTSQWNAGSDQPVFHQDGDGATATVIPAGGVALFWMNYKENSTQRSMSIQQFRDYYSLGADVPVFRFGNQEGFANGGNRGFSLVKDGTVINRAWVGAGKIDSDGGVVQFGVPSTIGATDAVVVAENAPRTPGAVTTAQVTSALTRPTDSTLASPILQITELAPDTVNVNGSDGYEFIEVYNASDAPVNFGDYVINYIYTDNSLSGPVSEGSTQWPATPANPVIQPGKALVLWVKNGNNSALTAADFNSQFGTSLVAGENLVELSTSGMANGGSRGIQISTNTGTDVSRAYYFTDDQTTPTTAIQYAWNPQGASPIWAPKPADGTVQTLLRLDTPTPGSVSDDQVRPALRPAPAAGTAPVITDLTGGTEMPSTPGLDLGFDITDDHEVRTVTLTLTDNLGATITRNLTFGAANRYLYAVPQADLFGKRWVEYTVTATDGSQTSTLGPVRVPLTDATTDLVRLNLTDGQFVSGQVRVQGTSDAAAGSLALTADGSVLAATTPSLEDGPIFAFEATNTDAFFRNGVLLGDDVLKIFDEGYYERIVTVDAAVPVTRVEKGKPLTLTVTSGTKAKPYGDPNENNDDFSAMNFRLALPDGRVLHPVSCATRWEADGAVTAPAPYTCATGDKRVNFSDDTLVSIDLTFDVPDDAFDSIAATWDTTKVADGAHAVAATDGNHALSRSVQVDNTAPVITTALTDGQLYRGDFTVDGSAADAGSGLDTLTATLDGAAVTLPLATSSLTLTPGDHTAVFTARDHVGNTATRTIAFRTADERPGITLLAPSAGGTVTGDKATLSATATSAQADALDLSFRRGYTFTPAQSQVHVASGSTTTAAAGDRTDATPLSADDLAKLSATDGVDVAATSDTAFPYQLFTVDVPTDSGSGALARVAWDGRANADAKVLLYARKTDGSWEKVDQYLTTEGAATTFTLKALVPVDGHATGGKLTFLVQHSEGFAGTARSSRTDSAAPYNAGATPRSDYDFTIGWESDTQYYNENQGYLAGTTGDDKFYQHQVDIHDFLLKQRDNLNLQYVMHTGDIVDDYIATERAAGNDDPEYEWKNADAQYKRFDEAGLPYGILAGNHDVGHAADDYSNFSKYFGESRYSGNPWYGGSYKDNRGHYDLMTVGGVDFLMLYMGWPAVNNTASNDEDIAWMNSVIARYPERKVWIDLHEYMLTTGGLGPIPQRIFDEVVKANPNVFAVSSGHYHDAYTRTDAIDDNGDGQPDRTVYSMLFDYQGLQEGGLGYLRLLHFDNKDGRIIIRTYSPSLDVFDSQDPALTSPEGMQEFTIPYAAIGLKAQTKTLATDSFRADILTADEVGTVAKAPSGSVSTVDWKGLTAGEHGWYVQATGPHGGLEYSEVRTFTTTAGTGGGTDQPGTGGGTDQPGTGGGTDQPGTGGGTNQPGTGGGTSAITLTLSADQVAAGGTVRVQAQGLVPSASYRLVLHSTPVLLATVTAGADGTIDQSLLIPQDTALGAHALQLSRADAPDTVIASAALTVTAPSLAATGGRSDDLGGVVAAGILLLCAGLVVVMRRRRHAH is encoded by the coding sequence GTGTCCCCTCACATCACAGCATCCGTTCGCGCCCCCTGGGCGGCCGCACTCGTCGTCGCGCTGACTCTCGGCTCTCTGACCGCGACCAGCGCGGTCGCCGCCGAGCAGCCCGCCACCTGGCCTCTGCTCGTCTCCGAGATCGCCCCCGACAACGCCGGCACACCCGACCTCACCGGCGGAACCACCGGCGACCAGGACCAGTTCGAGTTCTTCGAGATCACGAACCTGTCCACCGCGGCGATCGACCTGCGCGCGGGTGGCTACGCGCTCAGCTACATCTACAACGCGACCGGATCGCCCACCGACGACACCGCCGAGAAGCCGCTGACGGTCACCGAGACGACCCCGGTCATCCCGGCGGGCGCATCGGCTGTGTTCTGGCTGCAGTACAAGAGCGGCTCGACGGTCGACAGCACCCACTTCACCGACGCCGAGTTCCGCTCCCACGTCGGCGCCGCCGCCGACGTGCCGCTGTTCCACGTCACGGGGCAGGCGGGCATGGCCAACTCCGGCACCCGCGGCATCCGCATCGCGCAGAACGGCGAGACGGTCACCTGGTCGTCGTACACCCGTGACGCGGCCGACAAGGGGCGCTCGACGCACTTCGGCGTGCCGACCGACACCTCCTCGCGCGGCGCCCTGTCGCTCGGCGACGGCGCGTACACGGCCGGCACCGTGACCGACGCCCAGAAGAAGCCCGCCGTGGTCACCCCCATCGACCCGACGGCGACCCCCACACCGACACCCACCCCCGACCCGACCGGCAGCGCCACCCCGACTCCCACGCCGACCGCGACGGCCCCCGCCGTGGGTCCCGGAGCCGCCGGCAACGCGGGGCGCTACTTCCCGCTGGCGATCACCGAGATCCTCGGCGACAACCCGGGCACCGACCTCTACGAGTACCTCGAGGTCACCAACACGACCGACCAGCCGATCGATCTCGACGCGCAGAAGATCGGCATCCGCTACAACACGTCGCAGTGGAACGCCGGCAGCGACCAGCCCGTCTTCCACCAGGACGGTGACGGCGCCACCGCCACCGTGATCCCCGCGGGTGGTGTGGCCCTGTTCTGGATGAACTACAAGGAGAACAGCACCCAGCGCTCCATGAGCATCCAGCAGTTCCGCGACTACTACAGCCTCGGCGCCGACGTCCCGGTCTTCCGCTTCGGCAACCAGGAGGGCTTCGCCAACGGCGGTAACCGCGGGTTCAGCCTCGTCAAGGACGGAACGGTCATCAACCGCGCCTGGGTCGGTGCGGGCAAGATCGACAGCGACGGCGGAGTCGTGCAGTTCGGCGTGCCGTCGACGATCGGCGCCACCGACGCGGTCGTCGTCGCCGAGAACGCACCGCGCACTCCCGGTGCCGTCACGACCGCCCAGGTCACGAGCGCGCTCACGCGCCCCACCGACTCGACGCTCGCCTCGCCGATCCTGCAGATCACCGAGCTCGCCCCCGACACCGTGAACGTCAACGGCTCCGACGGCTACGAGTTCATCGAGGTCTACAACGCCTCGGACGCGCCGGTGAACTTCGGCGACTACGTCATCAACTACATCTACACCGACAACTCGCTCAGCGGCCCCGTCTCCGAGGGCTCCACGCAGTGGCCGGCGACGCCCGCCAACCCGGTCATCCAGCCCGGCAAGGCGCTCGTGCTGTGGGTGAAGAACGGCAACAACTCCGCGCTGACCGCCGCGGACTTCAACTCGCAGTTCGGCACGTCGCTCGTCGCCGGTGAGAACCTCGTCGAGCTCTCGACGAGCGGCATGGCCAACGGCGGATCCCGCGGCATCCAGATCTCGACGAACACCGGCACGGATGTCAGCCGCGCCTACTACTTCACCGACGACCAGACGACGCCCACGACTGCGATCCAGTACGCGTGGAACCCGCAGGGCGCCTCGCCGATCTGGGCACCCAAGCCCGCCGACGGCACGGTCCAGACGCTGCTGCGCCTCGACACGCCCACGCCCGGTTCCGTGAGCGACGACCAGGTGCGTCCGGCCCTCCGCCCCGCCCCGGCCGCGGGCACCGCCCCCGTCATCACCGACCTGACCGGCGGCACCGAGATGCCCAGCACGCCGGGCCTCGACCTCGGCTTCGACATCACCGACGACCACGAGGTGCGCACCGTCACCCTCACCCTGACCGACAACCTGGGCGCGACCATCACCCGCAACCTCACGTTCGGCGCCGCGAACCGGTACCTCTACGCCGTGCCGCAGGCCGACCTGTTCGGCAAGCGGTGGGTCGAGTACACGGTCACCGCCACCGACGGCTCGCAGACCTCGACCCTGGGGCCGGTGCGCGTTCCGCTGACGGATGCCACGACCGACCTGGTGCGGCTCAACCTCACCGACGGCCAGTTCGTGTCGGGACAGGTGCGCGTGCAGGGCACGAGCGACGCCGCCGCCGGTTCGCTGGCGCTGACTGCCGACGGCTCCGTGCTCGCCGCGACGACCCCGTCGCTCGAGGACGGCCCGATCTTCGCGTTCGAGGCGACCAACACCGACGCGTTCTTCCGCAACGGAGTCCTGCTCGGCGACGACGTGCTGAAGATCTTCGACGAGGGCTACTACGAGCGCATCGTCACGGTCGACGCGGCCGTGCCGGTCACCCGGGTGGAAAAGGGCAAGCCCCTCACCCTGACGGTCACCTCGGGCACCAAGGCGAAGCCCTATGGCGACCCGAACGAGAACAACGACGACTTCTCGGCGATGAACTTCCGTCTCGCGCTGCCCGATGGTCGGGTGCTGCACCCGGTCAGCTGCGCGACCCGCTGGGAGGCCGACGGTGCGGTGACCGCTCCGGCGCCGTACACGTGTGCCACCGGCGACAAGCGCGTCAACTTCAGCGACGACACGCTCGTCTCGATCGATCTGACCTTCGACGTCCCCGATGACGCGTTCGACTCGATCGCCGCCACGTGGGACACCACGAAGGTCGCCGACGGTGCGCACGCGGTGGCGGCCACCGACGGCAACCATGCCCTCTCGCGGTCGGTGCAGGTCGACAACACGGCGCCGGTCATCACGACGGCGCTCACCGACGGCCAGCTCTACCGCGGGGACTTCACGGTCGACGGATCGGCGGCCGACGCCGGCTCGGGCCTCGACACGCTGACCGCGACACTCGACGGCGCCGCCGTGACGCTGCCGCTGGCCACGTCGTCGCTGACGCTCACCCCGGGCGACCACACGGCGGTCTTCACGGCGCGCGACCACGTCGGCAACACCGCGACGCGCACGATCGCCTTCCGCACGGCCGACGAGCGCCCCGGCATCACGCTGCTGGCACCGTCGGCGGGCGGCACCGTCACCGGCGACAAGGCGACGCTGTCGGCCACCGCGACCTCGGCGCAGGCCGACGCCCTCGACCTCAGCTTCCGTCGCGGGTACACGTTCACGCCGGCGCAGAGCCAGGTGCACGTGGCATCCGGATCGACGACGACGGCAGCGGCGGGCGACCGCACGGATGCCACGCCGCTGAGCGCCGACGACCTCGCGAAGCTCTCGGCGACCGACGGGGTCGACGTCGCCGCGACGAGCGACACCGCCTTCCCCTACCAGCTGTTCACGGTCGACGTGCCGACCGACTCGGGCTCGGGTGCACTCGCCCGCGTCGCCTGGGACGGTCGCGCGAACGCCGACGCGAAGGTGCTGCTGTACGCACGCAAGACCGACGGCTCGTGGGAGAAGGTCGACCAGTACCTGACCACGGAAGGGGCCGCGACCACCTTCACCCTGAAGGCGCTCGTCCCCGTCGACGGCCACGCCACAGGCGGAAAGCTCACGTTCCTCGTGCAGCACTCCGAGGGCTTCGCGGGCACCGCGCGCTCGAGCCGCACCGACTCGGCCGCCCCGTACAACGCAGGGGCCACGCCGCGCAGCGACTACGACTTCACGATCGGCTGGGAGTCGGACACGCAGTACTACAACGAGAACCAGGGCTACCTGGCGGGAACGACCGGTGACGACAAGTTCTACCAGCACCAGGTCGACATCCATGACTTCCTGCTGAAGCAGCGCGACAACCTCAACCTGCAGTACGTCATGCACACCGGCGACATCGTCGACGACTACATCGCGACCGAGCGGGCCGCCGGCAACGACGACCCCGAGTACGAGTGGAAGAACGCCGACGCCCAGTACAAGCGATTCGACGAGGCGGGACTGCCCTACGGCATCCTTGCCGGGAACCACGACGTGGGCCACGCTGCCGACGACTACTCGAACTTCTCGAAGTACTTCGGTGAGAGCCGCTACAGCGGCAATCCCTGGTACGGCGGCTCGTACAAGGACAACCGCGGCCACTACGACCTCATGACGGTCGGCGGCGTCGACTTCCTGATGCTGTACATGGGCTGGCCGGCGGTCAACAACACGGCGTCCAACGACGAGGACATCGCCTGGATGAACTCCGTCATCGCCCGCTACCCCGAGCGCAAGGTGTGGATCGACCTGCACGAGTACATGCTCACGACGGGTGGTCTCGGACCCATCCCGCAGCGCATCTTCGACGAGGTCGTCAAGGCCAACCCGAACGTGTTCGCGGTGAGCTCGGGCCACTACCACGACGCCTACACGCGCACCGATGCGATCGACGACAACGGTGACGGTCAGCCCGACCGCACGGTCTACTCGATGCTGTTCGACTACCAGGGTCTGCAGGAGGGCGGCCTCGGCTACCTGCGACTGCTGCACTTCGACAACAAGGACGGACGGATCATCATCCGCACCTACTCGCCGTCGCTCGACGTGTTCGACTCGCAGGACCCGGCGCTCACGAGCCCCGAAGGCATGCAGGAGTTCACGATCCCGTACGCGGCGATCGGCCTGAAGGCGCAGACCAAGACGCTCGCGACCGACTCGTTCCGCGCTGACATCCTCACCGCCGACGAGGTCGGCACGGTCGCGAAGGCGCCGTCCGGCTCGGTCTCCACGGTCGACTGGAAGGGCCTGACGGCGGGCGAGCACGGCTGGTACGTGCAGGCGACCGGTCCGCACGGCGGCCTGGAGTACTCCGAGGTGCGCACCTTCACGACGACCGCGGGCACCGGCGGCGGCACGGATCAGCCGGGCACCGGCGGTGGCACCGACCAGCCCGGAACGGGCGGCGGCACCGATCAGCCGGGCACGGGTGGCGGCACCAACCAGCCGGGCACGGGGGGCGGCACCTCGGCGATCACGCTGACGCTGTCGGCCGACCAGGTCGCCGCGGGCGGCACGGTTCGCGTGCAAGCGCAGGGGCTCGTGCCCTCGGCCTCGTATCGACTCGTGCTGCACTCGACGCCGGTACTGCTGGCGACGGTGACCGCGGGCGCCGACGGCACGATCGACCAGAGCCTGCTGATCCCGCAGGACACCGCCCTCGGTGCGCACGCGCTGCAGCTGTCGCGCGCCGACGCTCCCGACACGGTCATCGCCTCGGCCGCGCTGACGGTCACGGCGCCGAGCCTCGCGGCGACCGGCGGCAGAAGCGACGACCTGGGCGGCGTGGTGGCGGCAGGCATCCTGCTGCTGTGCGCGGGTCTGGTCGTGGTCATGCGGCGCCGGCGTCACGCACACTGA
- a CDS encoding TraR/DksA family transcriptional regulator encodes MSRDVLSVRRRELDALLARLDADDDAVRADRSAATADDEHDPEGSTLSGEWQRLDALRRSVLDERAEVDAALARLDAGSYGTCVVCGRAIAPARLEARPMATTCIACAA; translated from the coding sequence ATGTCCCGCGACGTCCTCTCCGTGCGGCGGCGCGAGCTCGACGCCCTGCTGGCGCGGCTCGACGCCGACGACGATGCCGTGCGCGCCGACCGCTCGGCCGCGACCGCCGACGACGAGCACGACCCGGAAGGCTCGACGCTCTCGGGCGAGTGGCAGCGGCTCGACGCCCTGCGCCGTTCGGTGCTCGACGAGCGCGCCGAGGTCGACGCCGCGCTCGCGCGGCTGGATGCCGGTTCGTACGGCACCTGCGTCGTGTGCGGTCGCGCCATCGCACCCGCACGGCTCGAGGCGCGCCCGATGGCCACGACCTGCATCGCCTGCGCCGCCTGA
- a CDS encoding ArsR/SmtB family transcription factor, giving the protein MVVQTELSDDETDRLFQALAAATRRDILRRTILDEQSVSALAADYDMSFAAVQKHIAVLEAAGLVIKRAEGRERLVRADPRMIARARALLARYEDLWRSRIDRLDALLAEPASTRTPREPHDTREPNPVPGD; this is encoded by the coding sequence ATGGTTGTACAAACTGAGTTGAGCGACGATGAGACCGACCGGCTGTTCCAGGCCCTGGCGGCGGCGACGCGGCGCGACATCCTGCGGCGCACGATCCTCGACGAGCAGTCGGTGTCGGCGCTCGCCGCGGACTACGACATGTCGTTCGCCGCGGTGCAGAAGCACATCGCCGTCCTCGAGGCCGCCGGCCTCGTCATCAAGCGTGCCGAAGGACGCGAGCGCCTCGTGCGCGCCGACCCGCGCATGATCGCCCGCGCCCGGGCGCTCCTCGCCCGCTACGAAGACCTCTGGCGCTCGCGCATCGACCGCCTCGACGCCCTGCTGGCCGAACCGGCATCCACCCGCACACCCCGCGAACCTCACGACACCCGCGAACCCAACCCCGTCCCAGGAGACTGA
- a CDS encoding response regulator — MRILIADDDPQLVRALRITLGAHGYDVVTAVDGAAAIAAAAQSRPDLVMLDLGMPALDGVQVIHALRGWTDVPIIVVSGRTGSADKVDALDAGADDFVTKPFQVDELLARLRALARRTGGRSGASATPVVHFGDVEVDLAETRATRAGAPVHLTPTEWRMLEFLARNPGALVTRQTLLKEIWGTDQVADSGYLRLYMSQLRKKLERDPAHPRHLLTEQGMGYRLVLDPA; from the coding sequence ATGAGGATCCTGATCGCCGACGACGACCCGCAGCTCGTGCGGGCCCTGCGGATCACGCTCGGCGCGCACGGCTACGACGTGGTGACGGCCGTCGACGGTGCTGCCGCGATCGCCGCCGCCGCGCAGTCGCGCCCCGACCTCGTGATGCTCGATCTCGGCATGCCGGCCCTCGACGGCGTGCAGGTCATCCACGCGCTGCGCGGGTGGACCGACGTGCCGATCATCGTCGTGTCGGGCCGCACCGGCTCGGCCGACAAGGTCGACGCGTTGGATGCCGGTGCCGACGACTTCGTCACGAAGCCGTTCCAGGTCGACGAACTCCTCGCCCGCCTGCGGGCGCTCGCCCGCCGCACCGGGGGTCGCAGCGGGGCATCCGCCACCCCCGTCGTCCACTTCGGCGACGTCGAGGTCGACCTCGCCGAGACGCGCGCGACACGGGCGGGCGCACCCGTCCACCTCACGCCGACGGAGTGGCGGATGCTGGAGTTCCTCGCCCGGAACCCGGGCGCCCTCGTCACCCGCCAGACGCTTCTGAAGGAGATCTGGGGCACCGACCAGGTCGCCGACTCGGGCTACCTGCGGCTGTACATGTCGCAGCTGCGCAAGAAGCTCGAGCGCGACCCGGCGCACCCCCGGCATCTGCTCACCGAGCAGGGCATGGGGTACCGGCTCGTGCTCGATCCCGCCTGA
- a CDS encoding sensor histidine kinase — protein sequence MRRGRLRVLLGAAPGVGKTYEMLEEGRRLLLEGHDVVIGVVETHGRAATAAQAEGLPSVPLRVARHRGVELHELDLDAVLERHPDLVLVDELAHTNAPGSRHDKRWRDVEAIRDAGIDVITTVNVQHIDSLGQAVAQITGVAQRETVPDAVVRSADQIEVVDLAPQSLRDRLAAGHVYPAERIDAALSNYFRLGNLTALRELALLWLADEVDSALQLYRDEHGITDVWQARERVVVALTGGPEGETLLRRGARIAARAAGGELLAVHVTSHDGLRGAAPGALLAQRALVESLGGTYHQVVGDDTPRTLVQFARSVNATQLVLGASRRSRLSAAVTGPGIGATVIRESGDIDVHIVTHAAAAGRARLPRLTRGALSVRRRVYGFVVAVLGGPLLSWLLFATSNDETITSDVLAYQLLVVVVALVGGIWPALFAAVLSGFTLDYLFIDPRYTVTIDNPLHALSLALYVVIAVLVSWIVDQAARRTRVARRAAAESELLATVSGSVLRGESALAALVSRTREAFGLAGVRLVDGAGRTIASDGEAPAGAEAGETRTGEAAGGTDDGAAGVARVQRVAIPVAPGEGERMPLTLELHGDAIGGDERRLLDVIATQVAAAAEQGELTAAARDAGILAETDRVRTALLSAVSHDVRRPLAAALAAVGGLRLAGDTLSPSDRDELLATADESLATLSSLVTDLLDVSRVEAGVLAVSTTAVELADVVLLAADELGLGPDTLDLALDPLLPAARADAALLQRVVVNLLANARRHSPEGMRVRAASSVFGERVELRIVDHGPGVPPERHGDLFAPFQRLGDTDNTTGLGLGLALSKGFTEGMGGELRPEDTPGGGLTMVVALPVAAAGATAPATDSHEGTP from the coding sequence ATGAGACGCGGCAGGCTCCGGGTGCTGCTGGGTGCCGCCCCGGGTGTCGGCAAGACGTACGAGATGCTCGAAGAGGGGCGCCGACTGCTCCTCGAGGGGCACGACGTCGTCATCGGCGTCGTCGAGACCCACGGCCGCGCCGCCACCGCCGCGCAGGCCGAGGGGCTGCCGTCCGTGCCGCTGCGCGTCGCCCGGCATCGCGGGGTGGAGCTGCACGAGCTCGACCTCGACGCGGTGCTCGAGCGGCATCCGGACCTCGTCCTCGTCGACGAGCTCGCCCATACGAACGCACCGGGCTCGCGTCACGACAAGCGCTGGCGAGACGTCGAGGCGATCCGCGACGCGGGCATCGACGTGATCACGACCGTCAACGTGCAGCACATCGACTCGCTCGGGCAGGCGGTCGCGCAGATCACGGGCGTCGCGCAGCGAGAGACGGTGCCGGATGCCGTGGTGCGCAGTGCCGATCAGATCGAGGTCGTCGACCTGGCCCCCCAGTCGCTGCGCGACCGTCTGGCGGCCGGCCACGTCTACCCGGCGGAGCGGATCGACGCCGCACTGTCGAACTATTTCCGGCTGGGCAATCTCACGGCGCTGCGCGAACTCGCCCTGCTCTGGCTCGCCGACGAGGTCGACAGCGCTCTGCAGCTCTACCGCGACGAGCACGGCATCACGGATGTCTGGCAGGCGCGCGAGCGGGTCGTCGTCGCCCTCACCGGCGGCCCCGAGGGCGAGACGCTGCTGCGCCGCGGCGCGCGGATCGCGGCGCGGGCCGCGGGCGGTGAACTGCTGGCCGTGCACGTGACGAGCCACGACGGGCTGCGCGGCGCGGCGCCCGGTGCGCTGCTGGCCCAGCGGGCGCTCGTCGAGTCGCTCGGCGGCACGTACCACCAGGTCGTCGGCGACGACACGCCGCGCACGCTGGTGCAGTTCGCACGGTCGGTCAATGCGACCCAGCTCGTCCTCGGCGCGAGCCGCCGCAGCCGCCTCTCGGCGGCGGTGACGGGGCCCGGCATAGGCGCCACGGTCATCCGCGAATCGGGCGACATCGACGTGCACATCGTCACGCACGCCGCCGCGGCGGGACGCGCTCGGCTGCCGCGTCTCACGCGCGGGGCCCTGAGCGTGCGCCGCCGCGTGTACGGCTTCGTCGTGGCGGTCCTGGGCGGTCCGCTGCTGTCGTGGCTGCTGTTCGCGACCTCGAACGACGAGACGATCACTTCGGACGTGCTCGCCTATCAGCTGCTGGTCGTCGTCGTCGCCCTCGTCGGCGGCATCTGGCCCGCCCTGTTCGCCGCCGTGCTGTCGGGGTTCACCCTCGACTACCTGTTCATCGACCCGCGGTACACCGTCACGATCGACAATCCCCTGCACGCGCTGTCGCTGGCGCTCTACGTCGTCATCGCGGTGCTCGTCAGCTGGATCGTCGACCAGGCGGCGCGGCGCACCCGCGTCGCCCGCCGCGCGGCCGCCGAGTCGGAGCTGCTGGCCACCGTGTCGGGCAGCGTGCTGCGGGGTGAGAGTGCGCTCGCGGCGCTCGTCAGCCGCACGCGCGAGGCGTTCGGCCTGGCGGGCGTCCGCCTCGTCGACGGCGCGGGCCGGACGATCGCGAGCGACGGCGAGGCGCCGGCGGGCGCCGAGGCGGGCGAGACGCGTACCGGCGAGGCCGCGGGCGGCACGGACGACGGGGCCGCGGGCGTGGCCCGCGTGCAACGGGTGGCGATCCCGGTCGCGCCGGGCGAGGGGGAACGGATGCCCCTGACCCTCGAGCTCCACGGCGACGCGATCGGGGGTGACGAGCGTCGACTGCTGGACGTCATCGCGACGCAGGTCGCGGCGGCGGCCGAGCAGGGCGAGCTCACCGCCGCGGCGCGCGACGCAGGCATCCTCGCCGAGACCGACCGTGTACGCACGGCGCTGCTGTCGGCCGTGAGCCACGACGTGCGCCGGCCCCTCGCGGCCGCCCTCGCCGCCGTCGGCGGTCTTCGACTCGCGGGTGACACGCTGTCGCCCTCGGATCGCGACGAGCTGCTCGCGACCGCCGACGAGAGCCTCGCGACGCTGTCGTCTCTCGTCACCGACCTGCTCGACGTCAGTCGGGTCGAGGCCGGTGTGCTCGCCGTCTCGACGACGGCGGTGGAGCTCGCCGACGTCGTCCTCCTGGCGGCGGACGAACTCGGGCTCGGTCCCGACACCCTCGACCTGGCGCTCGATCCGCTGCTGCCCGCCGCCCGCGCCGACGCGGCCCTGCTGCAGCGGGTCGTCGTGAACCTGCTCGCCAACGCACGCCGGCACTCCCCCGAGGGAATGCGCGTCCGCGCGGCATCCAGCGTCTTCGGCGAGCGCGTCGAACTGCGCATCGTCGACCACGGCCCCGGTGTGCCGCCCGAGCGCCACGGCGACCTGTTCGCGCCGTTCCAGCGGCTCGGCGACACCGACAACACGACCGGCCTCGGCCTCGGTCTCGCCCTGTCGAAGGGATTCACCGAGGGCATGGGCGGCGAGCTGCGCCCCGAAGACACCCCCGGGGGAGGATTGACCATGGTGGTCGCGCTTCCGGTGGCCGCGGCGGGGGCGACCGCACCAGCCACCGATTCGCACGAAGGGACGCCATGA
- a CDS encoding SRPBCC family protein, with protein sequence MPVIDITPDPDSLTMTIAAEFHAPLERVWSTFTDPRQLERFWGPPGWPATFTQFDFTPGGLAQYAMTGPRGESSRGRWEFVRIDAPDAFEVLDGFADENGALVEGMPAMRMVFSFTADGDRTRFDGVTYFTSLESLEQAVGMGMVEGTRLAMGQLDAVLQDLRSYAQGAGTRTELLTDTHVRITRLIDGPRELVWRAHHEPELLRRWLLGPDGWQLIECQVGDTYRYVWQQSDDESTRFGFEGETVLSDPIRRAVTTEKMIGTDGPSTLNDLQLYEEDGATLLTLLIEYPDKDTRDMILATGMTDGMEASYARLENVVRSGA encoded by the coding sequence ATGCCCGTCATCGACATCACCCCCGATCCCGACTCGCTCACCATGACGATCGCCGCCGAGTTCCACGCTCCGCTCGAGCGCGTCTGGTCGACCTTCACCGACCCGCGTCAGCTCGAGCGCTTCTGGGGCCCTCCCGGGTGGCCCGCGACCTTCACGCAGTTCGACTTCACCCCGGGCGGGCTCGCGCAGTACGCCATGACGGGTCCGCGCGGCGAGAGCTCGCGCGGACGTTGGGAGTTCGTGCGCATCGACGCGCCCGACGCATTCGAGGTGCTCGACGGGTTCGCCGACGAGAACGGCGCGCTCGTCGAGGGGATGCCGGCGATGCGCATGGTCTTCTCCTTCACCGCCGACGGCGACCGCACCCGATTCGACGGCGTGACCTACTTCACCTCTCTCGAATCCCTCGAGCAGGCCGTCGGCATGGGGATGGTCGAGGGCACCCGCCTCGCGATGGGTCAGCTGGATGCCGTGCTGCAGGACCTCCGTTCCTACGCGCAGGGCGCGGGCACCCGCACCGAGCTGCTGACCGACACGCACGTGCGGATCACCCGGCTCATCGACGGCCCGCGAGAGCTCGTCTGGCGTGCCCACCACGAGCCCGAGCTGCTGCGGCGGTGGCTGCTCGGCCCCGACGGCTGGCAGCTGATCGAATGCCAGGTGGGCGACACCTACCGCTACGTCTGGCAGCAGAGCGACGACGAGTCGACCCGGTTCGGTTTCGAGGGTGAGACGGTGCTCAGCGACCCGATCCGTCGCGCCGTCACGACCGAGAAGATGATCGGCACCGACGGCCCGTCGACCCTCAACGACCTGCAGCTCTACGAAGAAGACGGCGCGACGCTGCTCACCCTCCTCATCGAGTACCCCGATAAGGACACCCGCGACATGATCCTCGCGACCGGAATGACCGACGGCATGGAGGCCTCGTACGCGCGCCTCGAGAACGTGGTCCGCTCCGGCGCCTGA